One window from the genome of Methyloradius palustris encodes:
- the dapC gene encoding succinyldiaminopimelate transaminase: MNENLDKLQPYPFQRLRDLFHGITPNQQLKPINLSIGEPKHETPSLIKNALVDHLSGLSTYPTTAGIPELRQTIAAWIARRYQIHAPDAEKAIIPVNGSREALFAFAQALINPTCPQTPIVICPNPFYQIYEGAAFLAGAEPYFLNTLPENNHAMDFASVPESIWLRTQLVYVCSPGNPSGKVMSLEQWKELFTLSDQYGFTIAADECYSEIYFEEKLPPLGALQAARMLGRDFTRLVVFSSLSKRSNVPGMRSGFVAGDSKILEKFLIYRTYHGCAMSPAIQHASIAAWNDEAHVVENRRLYAEKFQRVLPMLQDVLNVQRPDAAFYLWARTPISDREYAIKLYRDLNITVLPGSYLARDAHGTNPGKNFIRMALVAPLEECIEAAKRINNYVLD, from the coding sequence ATGAACGAGAACCTAGATAAGCTACAGCCCTACCCCTTCCAGCGCTTGCGCGATCTGTTTCATGGCATCACGCCAAATCAGCAGTTGAAGCCCATTAATCTCTCAATTGGCGAGCCTAAGCATGAGACACCGTCACTCATTAAAAATGCGCTAGTTGACCACTTATCTGGCTTATCAACTTACCCTACAACCGCAGGCATTCCTGAGTTAAGGCAGACCATCGCAGCCTGGATTGCACGGCGCTACCAAATACATGCCCCAGATGCTGAAAAAGCCATCATTCCCGTCAATGGTAGTCGTGAAGCCTTGTTTGCTTTTGCACAGGCGTTGATCAACCCAACTTGCCCGCAAACACCGATTGTGATTTGCCCCAACCCGTTCTACCAGATTTATGAAGGTGCAGCTTTTCTAGCAGGTGCTGAGCCTTATTTCCTTAACACATTGCCTGAAAATAACCATGCAATGGATTTTGCCAGCGTGCCAGAAAGCATCTGGCTGCGTACTCAACTGGTCTATGTCTGTTCGCCAGGCAATCCGTCTGGCAAGGTCATGAGCTTGGAACAATGGAAAGAGCTATTCACGCTATCTGACCAATATGGCTTCACCATTGCAGCAGACGAGTGCTACTCAGAAATCTATTTTGAAGAAAAGCTGCCGCCACTAGGCGCACTGCAAGCCGCACGCATGCTGGGTCGCGACTTCACACGGCTGGTAGTGTTCAGTTCACTTTCCAAGCGCTCAAACGTTCCAGGCATGCGCTCAGGCTTTGTAGCGGGCGATAGCAAGATACTGGAGAAATTCCTCATTTACCGCACCTATCATGGCTGCGCGATGAGCCCAGCGATTCAACATGCCAGCATTGCAGCGTGGAATGATGAAGCGCATGTAGTAGAAAATCGCAGGCTATATGCCGAGAAATTTCAGCGCGTATTGCCCATGCTGCAAGATGTGCTCAATGTGCAGAGGCCAGATGCCGCGTTTTACCTGTGGGCAAGAACACCGATTTCAGACAGGGAATATGCCATTAAACTCTACCGTGATTTAAACATCACCGTGCTACCTGGCAGTTATCTGGCGCGCGATGCGCATGGCACAAATCCAGGCAAGAATTTTATTCGCATGGCACTCGTCGCGCCGCTTGAGGAATGTATCGAGGCGGCAAAGCGTATTAATAATTACGTGCTGGATTAG
- a CDS encoding IS1595 family transposase, whose translation MFQQFDSLLDLVTTFSDEKKCVNHFRLVRWPTGVSCPHCGSTKVYTLNNGTHKCAEPLCNERFSVRYDTIFEDSKISLQKWFMAIYLVTSHKKGISSCQLARDIKVTQKTAWYMLHRIRTAIAVDYPTKLSGTVEIDETYVGGKERFKHRSKRTKGSQGYGSANSKVVVLGMVEREGKLRFDTIKAATTEHIKPIVEANVCTTAKVNTDEGKQYNWMDTNYDRSLVNHGVGEYVSGINYTNTIEGVFGHLKRSIIGVYHQTSRKHIKRYLDMFAWRWNLKNVPEGQRVNELLKATVGRRLTYKALISSEVSYGK comes from the coding sequence ATGTTCCAGCAATTTGATTCTCTATTAGATTTAGTTACTACATTTTCAGATGAAAAGAAATGTGTAAATCACTTCAGGTTAGTAAGATGGCCTACAGGTGTTAGTTGTCCCCATTGTGGTTCTACTAAAGTCTATACACTCAATAATGGGACGCATAAATGTGCTGAACCATTATGTAATGAAAGATTTAGCGTTAGGTACGATACTATTTTTGAAGATAGTAAAATTAGTCTGCAAAAATGGTTCATGGCAATATACCTAGTAACTAGTCATAAGAAAGGTATCTCCAGTTGCCAGTTAGCAAGAGATATTAAAGTTACTCAGAAAACAGCCTGGTACATGTTGCACCGTATCCGTACTGCAATAGCAGTAGATTATCCTACTAAGCTTAGTGGCACTGTAGAAATTGATGAGACATATGTAGGTGGCAAAGAAAGATTTAAACACCGTAGTAAGCGTACTAAAGGTTCACAGGGCTATGGTTCTGCTAATTCCAAGGTAGTAGTACTGGGGATGGTTGAACGCGAAGGTAAGTTAAGGTTTGATACTATCAAGGCAGCTACTACTGAACATATCAAGCCAATTGTTGAAGCTAATGTATGTACTACTGCTAAAGTGAATACTGATGAAGGTAAGCAGTATAATTGGATGGATACTAACTATGATCGATCGTTAGTAAATCATGGTGTAGGTGAATATGTGAGTGGTATTAACTACACCAATACGATTGAAGGTGTATTTGGACACTTGAAACGATCCATAATCGGCGTGTACCATCAGACTAGCAGGAAACATATAAAGCGTTACTTGGATATGTTTGCATGGCGTTGGAACTTGAAGAACGTACCTGAAGGCCAGCGCGTAAATGAATTATTGAAAGCTACTGTAGGGCGTAGGTTAACTTACAAAGCTTTGATCAGCAGTGAGGTATCGTATGGAAAATAA
- a CDS encoding BlaI/MecI/CopY family transcriptional regulator, translating to MGTSSSIENLEKIKAIYENKLRHIREQLRDLNAKYEKVLIAIEVLQETDSDNQSEPKPAKKTPIRVHVMNIFDDGSTLTVSDVFDDLPEEVNTTKATINTVLSELVKAGKLQKRGVGQYYKPAQRKRLIKDWL from the coding sequence ATGGGTACTTCATCTTCAATTGAAAATCTGGAAAAGATTAAAGCAATTTATGAAAATAAACTGCGGCATATTCGTGAGCAGCTTAGAGACTTAAATGCTAAGTATGAAAAGGTGCTTATTGCAATCGAAGTGTTACAGGAAACAGATTCAGATAATCAATCTGAGCCTAAGCCAGCTAAGAAGACGCCAATCCGTGTTCATGTAATGAATATTTTTGACGATGGTTCAACTCTTACAGTATCAGATGTTTTTGATGATTTACCAGAAGAAGTGAATACAACCAAAGCAACAATTAATACCGTGCTGTCAGAATTAGTAAAAGCAGGAAAATTGCAGAAGCGTGGAGTTGGCCAGTATTACAAACCTGCACAACGTAAAAGGCTTATTAAAGACTGGCTATAA
- a CDS encoding helix-turn-helix domain-containing protein, which yields MNTLEEAALAKKIGQIISTKREKLGMTQGQLAEKLNIGYEAVSRIERGKIIPSVTKLYDLASIFNCKVSDFLDAASHRSTDQAEYIAGLLSNLSEADRKMIVEVVETIASRLTN from the coding sequence ATGAACACACTAGAAGAAGCTGCTTTAGCTAAAAAGATAGGTCAGATAATTTCTACTAAGAGAGAAAAGCTAGGAATGACGCAGGGGCAACTGGCAGAGAAGCTAAACATTGGGTATGAAGCAGTATCACGTATTGAACGTGGAAAAATAATACCTAGCGTTACTAAGTTGTATGACCTGGCTAGTATCTTTAATTGTAAAGTCAGTGACTTCCTAGACGCAGCAAGTCATAGGTCAACTGATCAAGCTGAATACATTGCTGGCTTACTTAGTAACTTGTCTGAAGCAGACAGGAAAATGATAGTGGAAGTAGTAGAGACTATAGCAAGTAGGTTAACTAATTAA
- the miaA gene encoding tRNA (adenosine(37)-N6)-dimethylallyltransferase MiaA, with translation MSQFKPAIFLMGPTASGKTGLAVELLQHLSIELISVDSALVYKGMDIGTAKPDAATLAKAPHHLIDLIDPTDTYSAAHFRKDALALMADITSRGKIPLLVGGTMLYFNALQSGLSQLPEANQEVRQRLDEEALAIGWPAMHEKLAQVDPETAARLKTTDAQRIQRALEVFELSGKPMSALYKETEQTALPYRLLKLALVPSDRAVLHQRIADRFDAMLAQGFLDEVQRLRKQYPDLSHESPAMRCVGYRQALEFLDGKVDKTEFREKGIAATRQLAKRQLTWLRGMDDIVEVDCLNPAMNEVVLDSINNFR, from the coding sequence ATGAGTCAATTTAAACCAGCAATTTTTCTCATGGGCCCAACCGCCAGTGGCAAAACAGGCCTTGCTGTCGAGCTGTTACAACACTTGTCAATTGAACTCATCAGCGTTGATTCTGCACTGGTCTATAAAGGCATGGACATCGGTACAGCAAAGCCAGATGCAGCAACGCTGGCAAAAGCGCCGCATCATCTGATTGATCTCATCGATCCCACCGATACATACTCCGCAGCCCATTTCAGAAAAGACGCATTGGCATTGATGGCTGACATTACGTCACGCGGCAAGATACCACTTTTGGTGGGCGGTACCATGTTGTATTTCAATGCCTTGCAAAGTGGGTTGAGCCAATTGCCAGAAGCTAACCAAGAAGTGCGTCAGCGCCTTGATGAAGAGGCTTTAGCAATAGGCTGGCCTGCGATGCACGAGAAGTTGGCGCAAGTTGACCCAGAAACCGCCGCGCGTCTTAAAACGACTGATGCGCAGCGCATACAGCGCGCTCTGGAGGTGTTTGAGTTAAGCGGTAAGCCGATGTCGGCCTTGTATAAAGAGACTGAGCAGACGGCTTTGCCATATCGCCTGCTCAAGCTGGCGTTGGTGCCGAGTGATCGCGCTGTATTGCATCAGCGCATAGCAGACCGTTTTGACGCCATGCTGGCGCAGGGTTTTCTGGATGAAGTACAGCGATTGCGCAAACAATACCCAGACTTAAGCCATGAATCGCCAGCCATGCGTTGTGTGGGCTATCGCCAAGCGCTGGAGTTTCTGGATGGTAAGGTGGATAAGACTGAATTCAGGGAGAAGGGCATTGCCGCAACGCGCCAATTGGCCAAGCGTCAATTGACATGGTTGCGCGGTATGGATGATATTGTTGAGGTGGATTGCCTGAATCCAGCAATGAATGAAGTCGTATTAGATTCAATTAATAATTTTAGGTAA
- the mutL gene encoding DNA mismatch repair endonuclease MutL gives MPAIRLLPDQLISQIAAGEVVERPASALKELLENSLDAGSTDITVTLLNGGVKQLRVADNGTGVAKDDLALALTRHATSKIATLDDLEAVASLGFRGEALASIASVSRTQIISRYQDDHHAWRIESEGSAISAIEPAALGIGTIVEVHDLYFNTPARRKFLKTEGTEFGHCEEAFRRVALSRPDVAFMLQHNGRALARLNIADPQKRFGEILGAEFSAESFALDESAAGLRLWGMAAKPTFSRNARDTQYVYVNGRFVRDKLISHAIRQAYQDVLHHDRHPAFVLFLELDTSLVDVNVHPSKTEVRFRDGQAVHRFVFHALHKALATPTGASNLVTASQAPTNPFSPTFGNAASYPTFQSQIDLRANEAPNFYQTLFGNAGLQGNSAQNANALGGNIHEAPSDAPFSPNYDSQDFPLGFAVAQIHGVYVLAQNSLGLVVVDMHAAHERIMYEKLKAALDTSFVPMQPLLLPVSFNADRLEVATVQEQQSSEQGSGLAQLGFDLAILSPTTLAVRAVPVMLQDADAVALARDVLKDLREYGASRALTERRNEMLGTMACHAAVRANRNLTIPEMNALLRDMEATERSGQCNHGRPTWFQVSMSDLDKMFMRGK, from the coding sequence ATGCCCGCAATCCGTTTACTCCCCGATCAACTCATTAGCCAGATCGCCGCTGGCGAGGTCGTTGAGCGCCCAGCCTCCGCGCTCAAGGAGTTGCTAGAAAACAGCCTAGATGCTGGTAGCACTGACATTACTGTGACCTTGCTCAATGGCGGGGTCAAACAATTGCGCGTGGCGGATAACGGCACTGGTGTCGCTAAAGATGACCTCGCTCTCGCATTAACCCGCCATGCCACCAGTAAAATCGCTACGCTGGATGATCTCGAGGCCGTCGCCAGCCTAGGTTTTCGTGGCGAGGCACTGGCCAGTATTGCTTCTGTCTCCCGCACCCAAATCATCAGCCGCTATCAAGATGACCACCATGCATGGCGCATTGAGTCTGAAGGTAGCGCCATATCAGCAATCGAGCCTGCTGCACTAGGTATCGGCACAATAGTTGAAGTGCATGATTTGTATTTCAACACACCCGCCCGCCGTAAATTCCTCAAAACAGAAGGCACCGAGTTTGGCCATTGCGAAGAGGCATTCCGCCGCGTAGCGCTGTCACGGCCAGATGTGGCTTTCATGTTGCAGCATAATGGCAGGGCGCTCGCGCGTTTAAACATCGCAGATCCGCAAAAGCGTTTTGGCGAGATACTTGGCGCAGAGTTTTCTGCTGAATCATTCGCTCTAGATGAATCTGCCGCTGGCTTGCGCCTGTGGGGCATGGCCGCCAAGCCTACATTCTCGCGCAATGCGCGCGATACGCAATATGTGTATGTGAATGGCCGTTTCGTCCGCGATAAGCTGATTTCGCACGCTATTCGTCAGGCTTACCAAGATGTGTTGCATCATGACCGTCACCCAGCGTTTGTGCTGTTTCTCGAGCTGGATACCAGCCTGGTGGATGTCAATGTGCATCCATCTAAAACAGAAGTGCGTTTCAGGGATGGTCAGGCAGTACATCGCTTTGTTTTCCACGCGTTGCACAAGGCATTGGCAACGCCCACAGGCGCTTCAAACCTGGTCACAGCAAGTCAGGCGCCAACGAATCCATTTAGTCCAACCTTTGGCAATGCCGCCAGTTACCCCACGTTTCAGTCGCAGATTGACTTGCGTGCTAACGAAGCTCCCAATTTTTACCAAACGCTATTCGGCAATGCTGGCTTGCAAGGCAATAGCGCGCAAAATGCCAATGCTCTGGGAGGCAATATCCATGAGGCTCCCAGCGATGCTCCTTTTTCGCCAAATTACGATTCCCAGGATTTCCCGCTAGGCTTTGCCGTCGCCCAGATTCATGGCGTGTATGTGCTCGCGCAAAACAGTCTGGGCCTAGTCGTCGTTGATATGCACGCCGCACACGAGCGTATCATGTATGAAAAACTCAAGGCTGCGCTTGATACCAGCTTTGTACCCATGCAACCTCTGTTGCTGCCTGTTAGCTTCAATGCAGACAGGCTGGAAGTCGCTACAGTACAAGAGCAACAATCAAGCGAGCAGGGCAGCGGTTTAGCCCAACTAGGTTTTGATCTGGCAATTTTGTCACCCACTACGCTCGCGGTCCGCGCCGTCCCAGTGATGCTACAAGATGCTGACGCTGTAGCCCTCGCCCGTGACGTATTGAAAGATTTACGAGAATACGGTGCCAGCCGCGCACTCACCGAGCGCCGTAACGAAATGCTAGGCACCATGGCCTGCCACGCCGCCGTGCGCGCCAATCGCAACCTGACCATCCCCGAGATGAACGCGTTACTCCGTGACATGGAAGCCACCGAACGCTCAGGCCAATGCAATCATGGCCGCCCGACTTGGTTTCAAGTCAGCATGAGCGATTTGGACAAGATGTTTATGAGGGGTAAGTAA
- a CDS encoding putative quinol monooxygenase, protein MSKVALYVRLEAKPEKAKELEQFLKSAVFLLKDEPETITWYALKFTETTFGIFDSFNHEDGRKAHLAGKVAEALFAKADELLAEKPVVIPVELLATKFGADAETSNSGAKKYNLRFVDGL, encoded by the coding sequence ATGAGTAAAGTAGCATTGTATGTCCGCCTCGAAGCCAAGCCAGAGAAGGCTAAAGAGCTTGAACAGTTTTTAAAATCCGCCGTATTTCTGCTCAAAGATGAGCCAGAAACCATCACTTGGTATGCCTTGAAATTTACTGAAACCACCTTTGGCATTTTTGATTCATTTAACCATGAAGATGGCCGCAAAGCCCATCTGGCAGGCAAAGTGGCTGAGGCCTTATTCGCCAAAGCTGATGAATTGCTGGCAGAAAAGCCTGTCGTTATCCCAGTAGAGTTGCTAGCGACCAAGTTTGGTGCAGATGCCGAAACCAGTAACTCAGGTGCCAAAAAATACAATCTGAGATTCGTTGACGGGCTGTAA
- a CDS encoding N-acetylmuramoyl-L-alanine amidase, which produces MNSAGLRILLITVLLGLFCQAAQAAISITAARVWPAEDYTRITLESPKPIDQKMIMLKNPDRLVLDLDDVELGPTLKALSDKILTDDPYIKQVRVANFKPGVVRLVIDLKSEIKPQIFSLQPAGDYKYRLVLDIYPAVDPLMTMVQQREKPSEAVTLPDLQMSNNVNIEPTIPATTTNQPATSPSEILPQVVLKPDTIKPDNKANENKTGENKVADKSPDNKAIPPKTVVAVPDAIGNNSPADKPALNKNNIRLITIAIDAGHGGEDPGARGANGSYEKNITLAVAKKLKAAIDAEPNMRGVLTRDGDYFIPLHGRVVKARKLQSDLFVSIHADAFVRPDAKGSSVFALSESGATSASARYLANKENESDLIGGVSLDNKDPYLARTLLDLSQTATINDSLKLGKAVLGNIGKINSLHKGSVEQAGFAVLKSPDIPSILVETAFISNPDEERKLNDDDYQEKLVGSILAGIKKYFASNPPLAKSKLVQE; this is translated from the coding sequence ATGAATAGCGCTGGTTTACGAATCTTATTGATAACTGTGCTGCTTGGACTATTTTGCCAGGCAGCTCAAGCCGCCATCAGCATCACCGCCGCCCGCGTCTGGCCTGCTGAAGATTACACCCGTATCACGCTTGAATCCCCCAAACCAATAGATCAGAAAATGATCATGCTCAAGAATCCAGACCGCCTAGTGCTTGATCTGGATGATGTTGAACTTGGCCCAACCTTAAAAGCCTTGTCTGACAAAATACTCACAGATGACCCATACATAAAACAGGTACGCGTCGCCAATTTCAAGCCTGGCGTTGTCAGGTTGGTCATTGATCTTAAGTCAGAAATCAAGCCACAGATATTCTCACTGCAGCCTGCCGGTGATTACAAATACAGGCTGGTGCTGGATATTTACCCCGCGGTTGATCCATTGATGACGATGGTGCAGCAGCGTGAAAAACCAAGTGAGGCTGTGACTTTGCCTGATCTGCAAATGTCCAACAACGTCAATATAGAGCCTACCATTCCAGCGACTACTACTAACCAGCCAGCCACTTCGCCCTCTGAAATCTTGCCGCAAGTGGTTCTTAAACCTGACACAATCAAGCCTGATAATAAGGCCAATGAAAATAAAACAGGCGAAAATAAAGTAGCCGATAAGTCGCCAGATAATAAGGCAATCCCACCTAAAACTGTGGTTGCCGTACCAGATGCAATTGGTAATAACAGTCCGGCAGATAAGCCAGCACTCAATAAAAATAACATCCGACTAATCACCATTGCGATTGATGCTGGCCACGGTGGTGAAGACCCAGGTGCGCGCGGTGCGAATGGCTCATACGAGAAAAATATCACGTTAGCAGTGGCTAAAAAGCTCAAAGCCGCGATTGATGCCGAGCCTAATATGCGCGGTGTGTTAACCCGCGATGGCGATTATTTCATCCCATTACATGGTCGAGTAGTCAAGGCGCGCAAACTACAGTCTGATTTGTTTGTCTCAATACATGCAGACGCTTTTGTACGACCAGATGCAAAAGGTTCTTCAGTATTTGCCTTGTCTGAAAGTGGCGCTACCAGCGCATCTGCAAGATATTTGGCAAACAAGGAAAATGAGTCAGACTTGATTGGTGGCGTAAGTTTAGATAATAAAGACCCGTACTTAGCCCGTACGCTACTAGATTTATCCCAAACTGCCACCATTAATGATAGCTTGAAGCTAGGTAAAGCCGTACTGGGCAATATTGGCAAGATCAATTCACTGCACAAAGGCAGTGTGGAGCAAGCCGGTTTTGCTGTGTTGAAGTCCCCTGATATTCCATCTATCTTGGTTGAAACGGCTTTTATCAGTAACCCTGATGAAGAACGCAAGCTCAATGATGATGACTATCAGGAAAAGTTAGTAGGTTCGATTCTTGCTGGTATTAAAAAATATTTTGCGAGCAACCCACCCCTTGCAAAATCAAAACTCGTACAAGAGTGA
- the tsaE gene encoding tRNA (adenosine(37)-N6)-threonylcarbamoyltransferase complex ATPase subunit type 1 TsaE, with product MTHDITIKLADEAATLKCGAEIAKVLVPGLSIYLHGDLGAGKTTLVRGLLHQLGHAGKVKSPTYTLVEPYQVQLSGGSLNVYHFDLYRFIDPEEWDAAGFRDYFNPSSLCLVEWPEKAGELLPAADIELLLQVYEAGRKLTLRSNSAIGAALLTRFNPNI from the coding sequence ATGACGCATGATATTACAATCAAATTGGCCGATGAAGCGGCTACCTTGAAATGTGGGGCAGAAATAGCAAAAGTGTTGGTGCCAGGCCTAAGCATTTATTTGCATGGCGATTTAGGTGCAGGCAAAACAACATTGGTCAGGGGTTTGCTGCATCAACTCGGGCATGCAGGCAAAGTTAAAAGCCCGACTTACACCTTGGTTGAACCGTATCAGGTGCAATTATCTGGCGGTTCGCTGAATGTTTACCACTTTGACCTTTACCGCTTTATAGACCCAGAGGAATGGGATGCAGCGGGCTTTAGAGATTATTTCAATCCATCTTCATTATGCTTGGTAGAATGGCCGGAGAAGGCAGGCGAGTTATTGCCAGCAGCAGATATTGAGCTTTTGCTGCAAGTGTATGAAGCGGGGCGGAAATTAACACTACGCTCAAATAGTGCTATTGGAGCCGCCTTGTTAACCCGTTTTAATCCGAATATATGA
- the queG gene encoding tRNA epoxyqueuosine(34) reductase QueG, giving the protein MAHTHKDLQALATDIKNWGVELGFNQIGITDTDLSAAGAEHQAWIAKGFHGAMDYMAKHGDKRSHPADLVPGTVRVISARMDYQPPATRDSLEVMQDGEQAFISRYALGRDYHKVMRNRLQKLSARIADHIGEFGYRVFTDSAPVMEVALAEKAGLGWRGKHTLLLNRDAGSWFFLGEIYIDLPLPIDTPTTNHCGSCKACIDVCPTQAIVAPYEVDARRCISYLTIELKDSIPESLRSLIGNRVYGCDDCQLTCPWNRFSHITQEEDFHVRNGLDNITLAELFSWTEANFKQKLAGSAIYRIGYEQWLRNLAVGLGNAPSTPAVLAALNSRIDDASTLVKEHVEWALNQHNIAQ; this is encoded by the coding sequence ATGGCTCACACTCATAAAGATTTACAGGCATTAGCAACAGACATCAAAAACTGGGGTGTTGAGCTTGGCTTCAACCAGATCGGCATTACCGATACTGATTTGTCGGCTGCTGGCGCTGAACATCAGGCATGGATTGCAAAAGGCTTTCATGGTGCTATGGATTATATGGCAAAACATGGCGATAAACGAAGCCACCCTGCTGATTTAGTGCCCGGCACGGTACGTGTGATTTCGGCGCGTATGGATTACCAACCGCCTGCCACGCGCGATAGCCTAGAAGTCATGCAAGATGGTGAGCAGGCGTTCATATCACGCTATGCCTTGGGCCGTGATTATCACAAGGTCATGCGCAATCGCTTGCAAAAACTATCAGCCCGTATCGCCGACCACATAGGCGAATTTGGATACAGGGTATTCACCGATAGCGCCCCTGTCATGGAAGTTGCTCTGGCTGAAAAAGCTGGGCTGGGCTGGCGCGGCAAGCATACATTGCTGCTGAATCGTGATGCGGGTTCGTGGTTTTTTCTGGGTGAAATCTATATCGATTTGCCTTTGCCGATAGATACACCAACAACCAATCATTGCGGGTCATGCAAGGCCTGCATTGATGTCTGCCCAACGCAGGCAATTGTGGCGCCTTATGAAGTAGATGCACGGCGCTGCATCTCTTACCTGACCATAGAGCTTAAAGACAGCATCCCCGAATCACTCAGGTCTTTAATTGGCAATCGTGTATATGGCTGCGATGACTGTCAACTGACTTGCCCCTGGAATCGTTTTTCGCACATCACGCAAGAAGAGGATTTCCATGTGCGTAACGGTCTAGACAACATCACACTAGCCGAACTTTTTAGCTGGACTGAAGCCAACTTTAAGCAGAAGCTGGCTGGTAGCGCGATATACAGGATTGGCTATGAACAATGGCTGCGCAACCTTGCTGTTGGGCTTGGTAATGCGCCTTCAACACCTGCTGTACTAGCGGCCTTAAATAGCCGCATTGATGATGCCTCAACCTTGGTGAAAGAACATGTTGAATGGGCGTTGAATCAACACAATATCGCGCAGTAA